The genomic interval AAGGAAATGACAAACTCCATCTTCATCACACGTTAACTCTGTTATTTCTGCTGCTATTTCTTTAATATGGTCTGGTGCATTTTGCATGGCAACTGGCATAGAAACAAATTGAAGCATTTGGATGTCATTATCACTATCTCCAATTCCCATTGTCTCTTCTGCTGAAAGATTAAATTTCTCTAGCATTTGCTTAATGCCAGTGGCTTTATTTACATTTGCAACCATTACTTCTACATTATGGCTAGATGAGGTTGATGCAGTAAAATCTACTTTTGTTCTTAATTCCTCCAGTACTTGTTTCCATTGATTAATATGCTCTTTTGTACGGGCAAAGAAATAAAACTTCGAAAATTCTCTTCCCTCTATTGTTTCCTTCCAGGCAATTTTTCCATTGATCGCTTCTTTTCGAGAAAGCCATTCATTGATCCCAACACTTTCTGGCTTCGGTTCCCTGATTTCATGCATAACATACTCCTTATCTTGATTTAATGTCATGCGAGAAGCTCCATATGGAAAAAGCTCATAATATACTTTATTCTCTCTTGCCTTTTCAATAATTGTTTCAACTAATTCTAAAGATAGCGTATGCTGAAAAATAGGATCTTTCCCTATATATCCAGCCATGCCGTTAGATGTAACATATCCATCCACTTCAAACCCTTCTGGTACGACAGACGTGATTTCGTCAAAGGATCTTCCTGTTGCTATAAAAACGAAGAAGCCCTCCTTTCGTAAATCATCAATAATCTCTTTCGTCTTCAGACTTACCTGATTCTGATGATTTAAAATTGTTCCATCCATATCTAGAAAAATAGCCTTAGGCTTTTGTAACAAAATAAATCCCCCTTTAATAAATCTCACTCGCAAGTATACACCTCGTTACATTTTTGCTCAAATACATCGATCGAGCTGGAAAAAGTCTATTGCTTTTAAAAACTATTTCTAGGCTCTAGAAATTTTGCTAAAAAAATAAGCATGTGCTTTAACACATGCTTATTTATTGCACTTCTTCATCCTTATTAATAATCCTGAATTTCAACAGTAACCTAGTAAACCAGAATGATACAAACACAATCACTAAATCCAAAAGGAATAAATGAAAAGCAGTCACCCCTCTATGAAAGGTTACTAACCCAATTGCCTTTTCAATATTAGCACAAATAAAAGTATATACAGCACTTAATAG from Niallia sp. FSL W8-0635 carries:
- a CDS encoding HAD family hydrolase produces the protein MLQKPKAIFLDMDGTILNHQNQVSLKTKEIIDDLRKEGFFVFIATGRSFDEITSVVPEGFEVDGYVTSNGMAGYIGKDPIFQHTLSLELVETIIEKARENKVYYELFPYGASRMTLNQDKEYVMHEIREPKPESVGINEWLSRKEAINGKIAWKETIEGREFSKFYFFARTKEHINQWKQVLEELRTKVDFTASTSSSHNVEVMVANVNKATGIKQMLEKFNLSAEETMGIGDSDNDIQMLQFVSMPVAMQNAPDHIKEIAAEITELTCDEDGVCHFLTSRFK